Proteins co-encoded in one Arthrobacter sp. ERGS1:01 genomic window:
- a CDS encoding RraA family protein yields the protein MTTDNIRVTSEWNRPAPELLAAFRDCSVANLGDAMDRLGIVDGGITPIWAGARAVGAALPVLTVAGDNMAVIDSLDHIRPGDIVVINAFGYNGRAIMGDNLAQRFDFHGAVGAVIDGYVRDRAIIEELRFPVFARGLTPAGPFKHGPGTIGAAVAIGGIVINAGDIVAADDDGVIAIPLHRATEVLAEVAKIVELEASKDAEVEAMRHQLA from the coding sequence ATGACTACCGACAATATCCGCGTCACGTCAGAATGGAACCGCCCCGCCCCCGAACTGCTGGCGGCATTCCGGGACTGCTCCGTCGCCAACCTCGGCGACGCCATGGATCGCCTGGGCATCGTCGACGGCGGGATTACGCCAATCTGGGCCGGCGCCCGGGCCGTCGGCGCAGCCCTCCCCGTACTCACCGTCGCCGGGGACAATATGGCAGTCATCGACTCACTCGACCACATCCGCCCCGGAGACATAGTGGTCATCAACGCCTTCGGCTACAACGGACGCGCCATCATGGGTGACAACCTCGCACAACGGTTCGATTTCCACGGAGCCGTTGGCGCCGTCATCGACGGTTACGTCCGGGATCGCGCCATCATAGAGGAACTGCGCTTCCCGGTCTTTGCCCGGGGCCTGACGCCGGCCGGACCGTTCAAGCACGGCCCGGGCACCATTGGCGCAGCCGTGGCCATCGGCGGAATCGTCATCAATGCCGGTGACATCGTCGCCGCCGACGACGACGGCGTCATCGCCATTCCCCTGCACCGCGCCACCGAAGTCCTGGCGGAAGTGGCGAAGATTGTTGAGCTCGAGGCAAGCAAGGATGCCGAAGTCGAAGCCATGCGGCACCAATTGGCCTAG
- a CDS encoding MFS transporter has protein sequence MTSIKPGTGTLDTEQIQVVTADGKVVRKATIAGAMGSFVEWYDYGIYGLLTTYLAINVMGSKDVGSLLLTNIGFLVSFLARPFGSVICGYLGDKMGRKTLLSTLLLLISASTAAIGLIPSHAIIGIAAPILLILLRILQGFSAGGEVAGAMSFVGEYAPNRTRNLSMSFIAVGSFAALLFGSLLSTALIATLGDATMEAWAWRIPFLVAVPLGYVGFFIRSRMEDTPHFAALRERNQVERNPLKAVFTSKRHLQAIAITIFLPAVNGPGYYLLFAYMPTYLKTSLGNGHNFSSVQALMVTAVGLVTIIVAIPLMARLSDRIGRKPVLTLSAIAMAAVSYPMFTFIVTGQMGLAMVGAAVMAVAFSGHAAVVHTVLTELFPTTVRYSAYSIGFSISTIIFGGSAPLVMTELIKSTGSSMVPAYASIITALITLATIFFLKETKGQALRSH, from the coding sequence ATGACCAGCATCAAACCCGGGACCGGCACCCTGGACACCGAACAAATCCAGGTCGTCACCGCCGACGGCAAGGTTGTCCGCAAGGCCACCATCGCCGGAGCCATGGGCTCGTTCGTCGAATGGTACGACTACGGAATCTATGGCCTGCTAACCACCTACCTGGCCATCAACGTCATGGGCTCCAAGGACGTCGGGTCGCTCCTGCTCACAAACATCGGCTTCCTGGTCAGCTTCCTGGCCCGCCCCTTTGGCAGCGTCATCTGCGGCTACCTCGGCGACAAGATGGGGCGCAAGACACTGCTCTCGACGCTGCTGCTGCTCATCAGCGCATCAACGGCGGCCATCGGCCTGATCCCGTCCCATGCGATCATCGGAATCGCCGCCCCGATCCTCTTGATCCTGTTGCGGATCCTCCAGGGATTCTCCGCCGGTGGCGAGGTGGCCGGTGCAATGTCCTTCGTGGGCGAATATGCCCCCAACCGGACCCGCAACCTTTCCATGAGCTTTATCGCCGTCGGCTCCTTCGCGGCCCTGCTCTTTGGCAGCCTGCTTTCCACCGCACTCATTGCAACCCTCGGCGATGCCACCATGGAAGCCTGGGCATGGCGTATCCCGTTCCTCGTTGCGGTGCCGCTGGGCTACGTGGGCTTCTTCATCCGCAGCCGCATGGAGGACACCCCGCACTTCGCGGCACTTCGGGAACGCAACCAGGTTGAACGCAACCCGCTGAAGGCGGTCTTCACCTCGAAGCGGCACCTGCAGGCGATCGCCATCACCATCTTCCTGCCCGCGGTCAACGGCCCCGGCTACTACCTGCTGTTCGCCTACATGCCCACCTACTTGAAGACGTCCCTGGGCAACGGCCACAACTTCAGCAGCGTCCAGGCGCTCATGGTGACGGCGGTCGGGCTCGTCACCATCATCGTCGCCATCCCGCTCATGGCCCGCTTGTCCGACCGGATCGGCCGCAAGCCCGTGCTCACGCTCTCCGCCATCGCCATGGCCGCGGTGTCCTACCCCATGTTCACCTTCATCGTTACGGGCCAGATGGGTCTGGCCATGGTTGGCGCAGCGGTGATGGCGGTCGCGTTCTCCGGCCATGCCGCCGTCGTCCACACCGTACTGACCGAGCTGTTCCCCACCACGGTGCGCTACAGCGCCTACAGCATCGGATTCAGCATCAGCACCATCATCTTCGGCGGCAGCGCCCCACTGGTCATGACCGAGCTGATCAAGTCCACCGGAAGTTCCATGGTCCCGGCCTACGCGTCAATCATCACCGCACTCATCACCCTGGCCACCATCTTCTTCCTCAAGGAAACCAAGGGCCAGGCACTACGCTCACACTAA
- a CDS encoding SCO1664 family protein: protein MPGRKLTLLSEGRIELAGRIEHSSNASYLAQISLGEDAAWAVYKPESGERPLFDFEPGLHRRERAAYLLSKHLGWGIVPPTVIREDAPLGVGSLQWFIEGDGREHYFTLYDDAPETHPELVRIAVFDCIANNTDRKSGHVVRGRNGRVWGIDHGLCFAAEFKLRTVIWDFAGDPIPGALLADIAPIAEAVPDDLAELLDGAEVTALRRRAERLLRQGVLPIDRTGRRYPWPLV from the coding sequence GTGCCCGGCCGCAAGCTGACGCTGCTGTCTGAGGGCCGGATCGAACTGGCCGGACGCATCGAGCACAGCAGCAACGCAAGCTACCTCGCCCAGATCTCACTCGGGGAGGATGCGGCATGGGCGGTTTACAAGCCGGAGTCCGGGGAACGGCCGTTGTTCGACTTTGAACCCGGACTGCATCGGCGGGAACGCGCCGCGTACCTGCTCAGTAAGCATTTGGGCTGGGGAATCGTCCCGCCGACGGTGATCCGGGAGGACGCACCCCTGGGCGTTGGTTCGCTGCAGTGGTTCATCGAGGGCGACGGGCGTGAGCACTATTTCACCCTCTACGACGATGCGCCCGAAACCCATCCCGAGCTGGTGCGGATCGCCGTCTTCGATTGCATTGCCAACAACACCGACCGCAAGAGCGGGCACGTGGTGCGCGGGCGCAACGGGCGGGTGTGGGGCATCGACCACGGCTTGTGCTTCGCCGCCGAATTCAAGCTGCGCACCGTCATCTGGGACTTTGCCGGGGATCCCATCCCGGGTGCCTTGCTGGCGGATATCGCCCCGATCGCCGAGGCCGTCCCCGACGATCTCGCCGAACTCCTCGACGGGGCGGAAGTCACGGCACTTCGACGCCGGGCGGAGCGCCTGTTGCGCCAGGGCGTGTTGCCAATCGACCGCACCGGCAGGCGTTACCCGTGGCCCCTCGTGTAG
- a CDS encoding SDR family oxidoreductase, producing MGALDGKVAIVTGAGSGIGRASAAQLAGEGATVVLVGRRLEILEAAALEINQAGGNAFARAAHIEAKTDVEELISWVAGTLGPVDILVNNAGSASKVLNVRWISQEEWQQVIDVNLNAVYLLTQAVLPSMLERHTGTIITISSLAAVNPNLLGGAAYGAAKAGVRNFMTYLHNTFRNDGLRAITILPGETSTPIMDNRARPPREDERANMVQPEDIGRAVHLVATMPQRTVVQELTIAPTFQRDVSGDLDISRWAGAPQSVLPAAPAED from the coding sequence ATGGGAGCTTTAGACGGCAAAGTAGCCATCGTGACGGGTGCCGGGTCCGGAATAGGGCGGGCGAGCGCGGCGCAGCTCGCCGGCGAGGGTGCCACGGTGGTGCTGGTGGGCCGCCGCCTGGAGATTCTCGAGGCTGCAGCCCTCGAGATCAACCAGGCCGGTGGCAATGCGTTCGCACGGGCAGCCCACATCGAAGCCAAAACCGACGTTGAGGAACTCATTTCCTGGGTGGCCGGCACGCTCGGACCAGTCGACATCCTGGTCAACAACGCCGGGAGCGCCAGCAAGGTCCTGAACGTCCGCTGGATCAGCCAGGAAGAGTGGCAACAGGTCATTGACGTGAACTTGAATGCCGTCTACCTGCTGACCCAGGCCGTCCTGCCGTCCATGCTTGAGCGCCACACCGGCACGATCATCACGATCTCCTCACTCGCGGCCGTCAATCCAAACCTGCTGGGTGGGGCTGCCTATGGTGCCGCCAAGGCTGGTGTCCGCAACTTCATGACCTACCTGCACAACACCTTCCGCAACGACGGCCTCAGGGCCATCACGATCCTTCCGGGCGAGACCAGCACCCCCATCATGGACAACCGGGCCAGGCCCCCGAGGGAGGACGAGCGGGCCAACATGGTCCAGCCCGAGGACATCGGGCGTGCCGTGCACCTCGTGGCAACCATGCCGCAGCGCACCGTCGTCCAGGAACTGACCATCGCCCCCACCTTCCAGCGCGACGTTTCGGGCGACCTCGACATCAGCCGCTGGGCCGGGGCCCCGCAATCCGTGCTTCCGGCAGCCCCCGCCGAAGACTGA
- a CDS encoding carboxyltransferase domain-containing protein, which produces MAPRQLAEVLGLIIDAHHQDSGDVREANTFLIPVDFREEFAPDLAEVAGELGLAPEDVIRVFTGSSLRISLLAAAMAPMMDGVDFPAPVSRCALPRTNVPAGSIMVAGNNAIIQPFPGPSGWKVIGRTPLRICDIAEQPAITYAAGDSVSFTAIGPLQWARYEGRFLRPVKGETP; this is translated from the coding sequence GTGGCGCCCCGACAACTTGCGGAGGTGCTGGGGCTGATCATCGACGCACACCACCAGGATTCCGGTGACGTCCGGGAGGCCAACACCTTCCTGATCCCCGTGGACTTCCGGGAGGAATTCGCACCCGACCTGGCCGAGGTGGCGGGCGAACTGGGACTCGCGCCGGAGGATGTCATCAGGGTGTTCACCGGTTCATCGCTGCGAATCAGCCTTTTGGCCGCGGCCATGGCCCCCATGATGGACGGTGTCGATTTTCCGGCACCCGTCAGCAGGTGCGCCCTGCCCCGGACAAACGTCCCCGCCGGTTCCATCATGGTGGCGGGGAACAATGCCATCATCCAACCCTTCCCCGGCCCCAGCGGGTGGAAGGTCATCGGGCGGACCCCCTTGCGCATCTGCGACATCGCGGAACAACCGGCCATCACCTACGCTGCCGGCGATTCAGTGAGCTTCACGGCCATCGGACCGTTGCAGTGGGCCCGTTACGAGGGCCGATTCCTCCGCCCCGTGAAAGGCGAAACACCGTGA
- a CDS encoding sigma 54-interacting transcriptional regulator — translation MSDRPEILTVGELRASGHVHKGLHQEIRENLLAALAAGVDPWPGIFGFSRTVLPQLERALIAGHDFVLLGQRGQGKTRLLRTLAGLLDEWSPMIEGSELNEHPYDPITEQSRVRVLAEGDRLPVEWRHRSERYVEKLATPDTSVADLIGDVDPMRVAEGRRLGDPETIHYGLIPRSNRGIVAINELPDLAERIQVSMLNVMEERDIQIRGYVLRLPLDVLVVASANPEDYTNRGRIITPLKDRFGAEIRTHYPVELDDEVAIITQEGQLAADVPAVIVEILARYTRSLRESPAVNQGSGVSVRFAIAGAETVAAAARRRATVRGETDAVARIVDLAAAVDVLAGKIEFEAGEEGREQDVLEHLLRMATAEAVRLHFRGVDFGPLVAAFDGRRTVTTGDAVTAREFLEDLPSLNGSGLYDEIGARLGAGNDGQRAAAIELALEGLYLARKISKDSDDGERIYG, via the coding sequence GTGAGCGATCGCCCCGAAATTCTTACGGTTGGTGAATTGCGTGCCTCCGGGCACGTCCACAAGGGCCTGCACCAGGAGATTCGCGAGAACCTGCTCGCGGCCCTTGCCGCGGGCGTTGACCCGTGGCCGGGCATATTCGGATTCAGCCGGACCGTCCTGCCGCAACTTGAACGTGCCCTGATTGCCGGCCACGACTTCGTGCTGCTGGGCCAACGCGGGCAGGGCAAGACCCGGCTCCTGCGAACCCTTGCCGGGCTCCTTGACGAGTGGTCGCCCATGATCGAGGGATCCGAACTGAACGAGCACCCCTATGACCCCATCACGGAGCAGTCCCGGGTCCGTGTACTGGCCGAGGGGGACCGGCTGCCCGTGGAGTGGCGGCACCGCTCGGAACGCTACGTGGAGAAACTTGCGACACCCGACACCTCCGTCGCCGACCTGATTGGCGACGTCGACCCCATGCGCGTAGCCGAGGGGCGCCGGCTCGGTGACCCGGAAACCATCCACTACGGCCTGATCCCGCGGTCGAACCGGGGCATCGTGGCCATCAACGAGCTGCCCGACCTCGCCGAGCGGATCCAGGTCTCCATGCTCAACGTCATGGAGGAGCGCGACATCCAGATCCGCGGCTACGTGCTGCGACTGCCGCTGGACGTCCTGGTCGTCGCCTCCGCCAACCCCGAGGACTACACCAACCGCGGCAGGATCATCACCCCGCTCAAGGACCGGTTCGGCGCCGAGATCCGCACCCACTACCCCGTGGAGCTCGACGACGAGGTTGCCATCATCACGCAGGAGGGGCAGCTGGCCGCGGACGTACCGGCCGTGATCGTGGAGATCCTGGCCCGGTACACCCGCTCGCTGCGGGAGTCGCCCGCCGTGAACCAGGGCTCGGGGGTGTCCGTCCGCTTCGCGATCGCCGGCGCGGAGACCGTGGCCGCGGCCGCACGCCGGCGCGCCACCGTCCGTGGTGAGACGGACGCCGTCGCCCGGATCGTTGACCTGGCGGCCGCCGTGGATGTCCTGGCCGGCAAGATCGAATTCGAGGCGGGGGAGGAGGGTCGTGAACAGGACGTTTTGGAGCATCTGCTGCGCATGGCGACGGCCGAGGCCGTCAGGTTGCACTTCCGCGGCGTCGACTTCGGGCCGCTCGTGGCGGCCTTCGACGGCCGCCGGACCGTGACCACGGGAGATGCGGTCACCGCACGGGAGTTCCTTGAGGACCTGCCGTCACTGAATGGCTCGGGCCTCTACGACGAGATTGGCGCCCGCCTCGGCGCGGGCAACGACGGCCAGCGCGCCGCCGCCATCGAACTGGCGCTCGAGGGCCTTTACCTGGCCCGGAAAATCTCCAAGGACTCCGACGACGGCGAGCGGATCTACGGCTAG
- a CDS encoding pyridoxal phosphate-dependent aminotransferase, producing MTRFPAPVQPSFRPADAVQRVQRTSRRVQQPQSTADLVSLAMGEPNFDTPAQVVAAAAEALRAGHTHYSPTIGEKALRQALAEKLQLLTAEDVSSEDVLVTHGGTAGLAAVILAVVNPGDRVVVPDPTYSLYADLVSMAGGVLVPVPLAADLHWDLGALSSALVDAKLFVFCNPSNPTGIVHSRAELEALGRILEGTDTLVLSDEAYGDLVYTAEPFTSALEVPELQGRTIYCQTFSKSYAMTGWRVGYLWGPAEVIAATARVHGTFNGSVNTANQLAALTALQTCAPDIARMHEAYARRRRLMVDGLSGIAGLSVGTPEGAFYVFPRYDSALTSEQMVAHLRDHGVAVRPGGEFGAAGEFHLRLSYAASEEAIVEGVKRIAAGFAALRPDSGS from the coding sequence ATGACCCGCTTTCCAGCACCAGTCCAACCGTCCTTTCGCCCGGCCGATGCCGTCCAGCGGGTGCAGCGCACCTCGCGGCGCGTGCAACAGCCCCAGTCCACCGCCGACCTGGTCTCACTCGCCATGGGGGAGCCGAACTTCGACACGCCCGCACAGGTTGTTGCCGCAGCTGCCGAGGCATTGCGGGCCGGGCACACCCACTACTCTCCGACGATCGGCGAGAAGGCGCTGCGGCAGGCCCTGGCGGAGAAGCTGCAACTTCTCACGGCCGAGGACGTATCAAGCGAGGACGTCCTGGTGACCCACGGCGGCACGGCCGGGCTCGCGGCGGTGATTCTCGCCGTCGTCAATCCCGGGGACCGCGTGGTGGTTCCGGACCCCACCTATTCCCTCTATGCCGACCTGGTCAGCATGGCGGGGGGAGTGCTCGTGCCCGTACCCCTGGCGGCGGACCTGCATTGGGACCTTGGGGCGTTGTCCTCGGCGTTGGTTGACGCGAAGCTCTTCGTGTTCTGCAACCCGTCCAATCCCACCGGGATCGTCCACAGCCGCGCGGAGCTGGAAGCCCTGGGCCGGATCCTCGAGGGCACCGACACGCTGGTCCTGTCCGATGAGGCCTATGGCGACCTAGTCTACACGGCTGAGCCGTTTACCTCGGCCCTGGAAGTCCCGGAACTGCAGGGGCGCACCATCTATTGCCAGACCTTTTCCAAGAGCTATGCCATGACGGGTTGGCGGGTGGGCTATCTTTGGGGACCGGCTGAGGTCATTGCCGCCACGGCCCGGGTGCACGGCACATTCAACGGTTCGGTCAACACCGCCAACCAGCTGGCCGCCCTCACGGCGTTGCAAACGTGCGCTCCCGACATCGCCCGCATGCACGAAGCCTATGCGCGACGTCGCCGGCTCATGGTGGACGGGCTGTCGGGGATTGCAGGATTGAGCGTTGGTACGCCGGAGGGCGCCTTCTACGTCTTTCCGCGTTACGACTCGGCCCTGACCTCGGAGCAGATGGTGGCCCACCTGCGGGACCACGGCGTCGCCGTCCGGCCGGGCGGGGAGTTTGGCGCAGCCGGCGAGTTCCATCTCCGGCTTTCCTACGCCGCCAGCGAGGAAGCCATCGTGGAGGGGGTCAAACGCATTGCCGCCGGGTTCGCCGCACTGCGCCCGGACTCCGGGTCGTAG
- a CDS encoding vWA domain-containing protein: MSSHSGSNRYGRYAGGPDPLAPPVDLAEALDAIAEDVMSGYSPQQALREYLRRGTGKRAGLDNLAGRVQQRRRELLGRHQLDGTLNEVRKLLETAVLEERKQLARDVAMDDTDRAFREMELANLPQSTAAAVNELANYDWQSSSAREAYEQIKDLLGRELLDQRFAGMKEALESATAEDRAEVNHMLADLNELLGKHGRGEDTDADFQEFMDRHGQFFPENPQSVEELIDALAQRAAAAQRLMQSMSAEQREELMRLSAQAFGSPELMGQLEQLDANLQALRPGEDWSGSERFKGQEGLGLGDGTGVIQDLAELDQLAEQLAQNHNGAGLDDLDLDALARQLGEKAAISARRLAEIERALHDGGYLRRGGDGELRLSPSALRRLGKSLLQDAARQISGRQGSRDTRSAGMAGEQTGASREWQFGDAEPWDVTTTMVNAIQRTIAAGGDPRHGLRLAVGDIEVKETEARTQAAVVLLVDVSFSMAAEGRWVPMKRTALALHQLVTTRFRGDRLQLITFGRFAQSMDIGELTALPSLRDQGTNLHHGLLLANRFFRQYPTMAHILLVVTDGEPTARLAADGEALFDWPPEPETIRVTVAELDRLGRAGTQATFFRLGDDPELERFLQRVSRRIGGRVVSPDTGDLGGAVVGEYLRAHFHRYEGDDAGWAP, from the coding sequence ATGAGTAGCCACAGCGGATCGAACAGGTACGGCCGCTATGCCGGCGGGCCGGACCCGCTCGCGCCGCCGGTCGATTTGGCCGAGGCCCTCGACGCGATCGCCGAGGACGTCATGAGCGGATACTCCCCGCAACAGGCCCTGCGGGAGTACCTGCGCCGGGGCACGGGCAAACGTGCCGGGCTGGACAACCTGGCCGGGCGCGTCCAGCAGCGCCGCCGGGAACTGCTGGGCCGGCACCAGCTGGACGGCACACTCAACGAGGTCCGGAAACTTCTTGAGACGGCGGTCCTGGAGGAACGTAAACAGCTGGCCCGTGACGTCGCGATGGACGACACCGATAGGGCGTTCCGGGAGATGGAGCTGGCGAACCTTCCCCAGTCCACAGCGGCGGCAGTCAATGAGCTTGCCAACTACGATTGGCAGTCAAGCAGCGCCAGGGAGGCCTACGAACAGATCAAGGACCTGCTGGGCCGCGAGCTCCTCGACCAACGGTTCGCCGGCATGAAGGAGGCACTGGAAAGCGCCACCGCCGAGGACCGCGCCGAGGTCAACCACATGCTGGCGGACCTCAATGAGCTCCTCGGCAAGCATGGGCGCGGCGAAGACACCGACGCCGACTTCCAGGAGTTCATGGACCGGCACGGGCAGTTCTTTCCGGAGAACCCGCAATCCGTCGAGGAGTTGATCGACGCATTGGCGCAGCGGGCGGCGGCGGCCCAGCGGCTGATGCAGTCGATGTCCGCGGAGCAGCGTGAGGAACTCATGCGGCTCTCCGCCCAAGCGTTTGGCTCTCCGGAGCTCATGGGCCAGCTCGAGCAGCTGGACGCGAATCTGCAGGCGCTGCGGCCCGGCGAAGATTGGTCGGGGTCCGAACGGTTCAAGGGTCAGGAGGGGCTTGGGCTGGGCGACGGCACCGGTGTGATCCAGGACCTTGCCGAGCTCGACCAGCTAGCCGAGCAGCTCGCCCAGAACCACAACGGTGCGGGCCTGGATGACCTTGACCTGGACGCCCTGGCCCGGCAATTGGGCGAGAAGGCCGCGATCTCGGCCCGCAGGCTCGCCGAGATCGAGCGGGCCCTGCACGACGGCGGCTATCTGCGCCGCGGCGGCGACGGCGAGCTGCGGTTGTCGCCGTCGGCCCTGCGGCGGCTCGGGAAGTCACTGTTGCAGGATGCCGCCCGGCAGATCTCCGGACGGCAGGGCAGCCGGGACACCCGCAGCGCCGGGATGGCCGGCGAGCAGACGGGCGCCAGCCGTGAATGGCAGTTTGGGGATGCCGAGCCGTGGGATGTCACCACCACGATGGTCAATGCGATTCAGCGCACGATCGCGGCCGGCGGCGATCCGCGCCACGGCCTGCGCCTCGCGGTGGGAGACATTGAGGTCAAGGAAACGGAGGCCCGCACCCAGGCGGCCGTGGTCCTGCTCGTCGACGTGTCGTTCTCCATGGCGGCGGAGGGGCGCTGGGTGCCGATGAAACGCACCGCCCTCGCCCTGCACCAGCTGGTGACGACGCGGTTCCGCGGCGACCGGCTCCAACTCATCACGTTCGGCCGCTTCGCCCAGTCCATGGATATTGGCGAACTCACGGCGCTGCCGTCCCTGCGGGATCAGGGCACCAACCTGCACCACGGGTTGTTGCTCGCCAACCGATTCTTCCGTCAGTATCCGACGATGGCGCACATCCTCCTCGTGGTGACCGACGGCGAACCCACCGCGCGCCTGGCCGCGGACGGCGAAGCGCTGTTCGACTGGCCGCCGGAGCCGGAGACCATCCGGGTCACGGTGGCCGAGCTCGACCGGCTCGGCCGGGCCGGCACCCAGGCCACGTTCTTCCGGCTTGGCGACGATCCCGAGCTTGAACGCTTCCTGCAGCGGGTGTCGCGCCGCATCGGTGGCCGCGTGGTCTCCCCGGACACCGGGGACCTTGGCGGCGCCGTGGTGGGGGAGTACCTGCGCGCCCACTTCCACCGATATGAGGGCGACGACGCCGGTTGGGCCCCGTAG
- a CDS encoding TetR/AcrR family transcriptional regulator: protein MTEAPVTGKVRSDTKRNRKHLIRAAGELFATMDGPINMVDLARHAEISTATAYRHFNSVADVLTAYRYDVGLQLSEYSQKLTINGLPLLEAVSLKWVLLVVKNGAAMVHTRSPEGYLARLRQRPAYLQVQADALDRPLREAAAELGLDELGDEAMFLWNILFDPREIFDLIDTLGLSPAQASARLMATFKGALGGWAAGKKAG, encoded by the coding sequence ATGACCGAAGCACCAGTGACCGGCAAGGTCAGAAGCGACACCAAACGCAACCGCAAACACCTCATCCGTGCTGCCGGGGAACTGTTCGCGACCATGGACGGTCCCATCAACATGGTGGACCTTGCCCGCCATGCAGAGATCTCCACGGCCACCGCCTACCGCCACTTCAACTCGGTCGCCGATGTCCTCACCGCCTACCGGTACGACGTCGGACTCCAGCTGAGCGAGTACAGCCAGAAACTTACGATCAACGGGCTGCCGCTCCTGGAGGCCGTGAGCCTGAAGTGGGTGCTGCTGGTCGTCAAGAATGGCGCCGCCATGGTCCACACCAGGTCTCCGGAGGGATACCTGGCCCGGCTTCGGCAGCGTCCGGCGTACCTCCAGGTCCAGGCGGACGCCCTGGACCGTCCGCTCCGGGAGGCCGCGGCCGAACTGGGATTGGACGAGCTCGGCGACGAGGCGATGTTCCTGTGGAACATTCTCTTCGACCCCCGCGAAATCTTCGACCTGATCGACACCCTCGGGCTCAGCCCGGCCCAGGCCAGCGCGCGCCTCATGGCGACATTCAAGGGTGCGCTCGGCGGCTGGGCTGCCGGAAAGAAGGCCGGGTAG
- a CDS encoding carboxyltransferase domain-containing protein codes for MATSTSLAATLAMHEFGDSAMMLTVRDDSQAVRRTVIATVRSALLPRLPFGVRDAVAGLESLLIEFDPWQWRPDNLRRCWG; via the coding sequence ATGGCCACCTCCACCTCCCTCGCCGCCACCCTTGCCATGCACGAATTTGGCGACTCCGCCATGATGCTGACCGTCCGCGACGACAGCCAGGCAGTACGCCGGACCGTCATCGCCACCGTGCGGTCCGCGCTGCTCCCACGGCTTCCCTTCGGAGTCCGGGACGCCGTGGCCGGGTTGGAGTCCCTGCTCATCGAGTTCGACCCCTGGCAGTGGCGCCCCGACAACTTGCGGAGGTGCTGGGGCTGA
- a CDS encoding 5-oxoprolinase subunit C family protein codes for MKRLVALTIAESGWLSTYQDLGRHNAEALGVPSGGAADQHSATVGNILVGNPRDAACIEIMGGRFSFVPDSDILIAVTGTPAEFTVAGCTAPLWTPTRVPAGAKVTISNAAEGVRSYLAVAGTIGSERFMGSCAPDARMGFGQKLSAGDTVTLKTANSGYSHAYFDQMLFRLPVPIPTISSGIWTVDVVEGPEMAATPGIRELMASSMYTVGGRSDHVGLRLDGPVLHPQGLGEIVSHGVPVGAIEIPHSDELIILGRYRTLTAGYPIVAFATTAAQSMLGQAGPGRRLTFNWVRQADAIRALRYREHELNVLEDAVRSAFTAAGLPMTVAAA; via the coding sequence GTGAAAAGACTCGTAGCCCTCACGATTGCCGAGTCCGGCTGGCTCAGCACCTACCAGGACCTTGGGCGCCACAACGCCGAGGCCCTCGGTGTTCCCAGCGGAGGGGCCGCGGACCAGCATTCGGCCACTGTCGGCAATATCCTGGTCGGCAACCCCCGCGACGCGGCATGCATCGAAATCATGGGTGGGCGTTTCTCCTTCGTCCCGGACAGCGACATCCTCATCGCCGTCACCGGCACCCCCGCGGAATTCACCGTCGCCGGCTGCACGGCTCCGCTCTGGACGCCGACCCGGGTGCCGGCGGGAGCCAAGGTCACCATCTCGAATGCCGCCGAGGGAGTCCGTTCGTACCTGGCCGTGGCCGGCACGATCGGCTCCGAACGATTCATGGGCAGCTGCGCACCCGATGCCCGCATGGGCTTCGGGCAAAAGCTCTCCGCCGGGGACACGGTCACGCTCAAGACGGCAAACAGCGGCTATTCGCACGCCTATTTTGACCAAATGCTTTTTCGGCTGCCGGTGCCGATCCCCACCATCTCGAGTGGGATCTGGACGGTCGACGTCGTCGAGGGGCCGGAAATGGCGGCCACGCCGGGGATCAGGGAACTCATGGCCTCGTCCATGTACACGGTCGGGGGCCGGTCCGACCATGTCGGCCTTCGGCTTGACGGGCCGGTCCTGCACCCCCAGGGCCTGGGCGAAATTGTTTCCCACGGCGTCCCGGTCGGTGCGATCGAGATCCCGCACTCCGACGAGCTGATCATCCTGGGCCGTTACCGGACCCTGACGGCCGGCTACCCCATCGTCGCCTTTGCCACGACGGCGGCCCAGTCCATGTTGGGCCAGGCCGGTCCCGGGCGCCGGCTGACCTTCAATTGGGTCCGGCAGGCGGACGCGATCCGGGCGCTTCGGTACCGGGAACACGAATTGAACGTCCTCGAAGATGCCGTGCGGAGCGCCTTTACCGCCGCCGGGCTGCCGATGACCGTTGCGGCGGCGTAA